Sequence from the Nitrosospira multiformis genome:
GAAAGTCGGATTTTGATGATCCTCATGCGCAATTGGAGCAAGCGCAACTTGTCAGTTTGATTGAGAAAGCCATTGAAACCCTTCCGGCGCGTCAACGGGAAGCCTTCCTGCTGCGTTACTGGGAGGAAATGGATGTTACGGAAACCGCAACGATTATGGGGTGCTCTGAAGGAAGCGTGAAAACTCATTGCTCGCGTGCAACTCATGCTCTTGCTACTATATTAAGAAAAGAAGGAATTGATCTATGAATGAACCGGAGTTGGGGAGAAAAGTTACGCGGCTGCTGGATCATGGTCTGCATGATATCAAGCAGAGCACGGTGAATCAGCTGCAATCGGCACGCAGAGCCGCTCTCGAGAATTATCATATGGCCGAGGAAATCGTCACGGCCGGTCACGGTGTTTCCGCACGAGGCGGACATGACTCGCACGTTAAAACGAGAAAATTGCTATCCTTGGTAACTTTGCTATTCGCTCTTTTAAGTGTGATCTATTGGCAGACGCTACAGCAGAGCGATGAAAACGAGGAAATTGACATAATGTTGCTAGTTGATGACCTCCCAATCAACGCCTATCTCAACGACGAGTTTGATGCATGGCTAGATCGCCCCTAGCGGTAGCGTTCTGGCTATGCATGTCGCTTTCAGCTCCTGCACTATCTGAATCCAGTCAGCCTGTCTGGAATGGATTGAATCCTCAGCAGCGGGAAGTTCTCGCTCCGCTTGCGCAAGAGTGGGATAGTATGGACGCCACAAAAAAAAAGAAATGGCTGGGCATTGCTAAACGCTATCCAGGAATGACGCCTGCAGAGCAGCATCGCACGCAGTTGCAGATGCGCGATTGGTATTCGCTGACCCCTGAGCAGCGTGAGCTGGTGCGTGAAAAGTACAAAACAATCAAAAAGCTGCCACCCGACAAGCGCCAGGAAATAAAGCAGAAATGGCGAGATTATGAGCAGATTCCCGAAGATCAGCGAGGCGGCAAATAGCCTGCTTAGCGCGTTATTCTGGTAATAAATGAAAATTTCCGCACCTGGATTCTGGCGGCGGCTG
This genomic interval carries:
- a CDS encoding DUF3619 family protein gives rise to the protein MNEPELGRKVTRLLDHGLHDIKQSTVNQLQSARRAALENYHMAEEIVTAGHGVSARGGHDSHVKTRKLLSLVTLLFALLSVIYWQTLQQSDENEEIDIMLLVDDLPINAYLNDEFDAWLDRP
- a CDS encoding DUF3106 domain-containing protein, with the protein product MSLSAPALSESSQPVWNGLNPQQREVLAPLAQEWDSMDATKKKKWLGIAKRYPGMTPAEQHRTQLQMRDWYSLTPEQRELVREKYKTIKKLPPDKRQEIKQKWRDYEQIPEDQRGGK